From a region of the Alnus glutinosa chromosome 1, dhAlnGlut1.1, whole genome shotgun sequence genome:
- the LOC133858666 gene encoding uncharacterized protein LOC133858666, whose product MAVHLNRPLPSFAAQKVFFAKSQTSSKLRVSCFIPFHSGKFKRDYTSVMIVPTGIGAAIGGFAGDALPVARALSSVVDCLITHPNVLNAAMLYWPMPNVLYVEGHALDRFAEGLWALQPVHQNRVGLVLDAGMEEELQIRHLQVADAVRASLGLPMVEYIVTDTPLEVEKWVDPKSGQSIGRIKHPDSLLRAVQTLVRRSGVNAIAVVGRFPDDDVEHTDDYRQGMGIDLLAGVEAVISHLVVQEFQIPCAHAPALSPFPLSLSLCPKAAAEELGHTFLPCVLAGLSNAPQYVVKNNESLEKGCILASDVDSVVLPIDACGGEGALAFARSKRNKILIIAVEENETVLNDTPDKFGIEAVKVSNYWEAIGVIAAHKAGIDPHSLRRNRINNIPCTPNMPANGYAFSNTMPIP is encoded by the exons ATGGCAGTCCATCTCAACCGTCCACTTCCCTCTTTCGCCGCCCAAAAGGTTTTCTTCGCGAAATCCCAAACGTCCAGTAAACTACGCGTCTCCTGCTTCATTCCGTTCCACTCGGGCAAG TTTAAGAGGGACTACACGAGCGTGATGATAGTCCCGACAGGGATAGGAGCCGCCATTGGTGGATTCGCCGGCGACGCTCTGCCCGTGGCCCGCGCGCTCTCCTCCGTCGTCGATTGCCTCATCACTCACCCCAAT GTGCTTAACGCAGCAATGCTCTACTGGCCCATGCCAAATGTTTTGTACGTTGAAGGTCATGCTCTTGACCGCTTTGCCGAGGGATTATGGGCCCTTCAGCCTGTACACCAAAATAGG GTGGGATTGGTTCTTGATGCTGGAATGGAGGAAGAGCTTCAGATACGCCATTTACAAGTGGCTGATGCTGTAAGGGCTTCCCTTGGATTGCCTATGGTGGAATATATTGTTACTGACACCCCTTTGGAG GTTGAAAAGTGGGTTGATCCAAAGAGTGGGCAATCAATAGGGAGAATTAAACACCCTGACTCATTACTGAGAGCTGTACAGACTTTAGTTAGGCGGTCAGGGGTGAATGCCATTGCAGTTGTTGGACGCTTCCCAGATGATGATGTTGAACACACAGATGACTATCGGCAAGGAATG GGAATAGATCTATTGGCAGGAGTGGAGGCAGTTATAAGTCATTTGGTGGTGCAGGAATTCCAAATTCCTTGTGCACATGCTCCTGCATTATCACCCTTTCCCCTGAGCTTATCGCTGTGCCCAAAAGCAGCTGCTGAGGAG TTAGGACATACATTCTTGCCATGTGTGCTTGCTGGGCTAAGTAATGCTCCACAATACGTGGTCAAGAACAATGAGTCTTTGGAAAAGGGTTGCATATTGGCAAGTGATGTTGATAGTGTTGTTCTTCCTATAGATGCTTGTGGAGGAGAGGGTGCTCTTGCTTTTGCTAGAAGTAAAAGGAACAAG ATACTTATTATTGCTGTGGAGGAAAATGAAACAGTTCTCAATGATACACCAGATAAATTTGGGATTGAAGCG GTCAAGGTCTCAAACTATTGGGAAGCCATTGGTGTGATTGCAGCTCACAAGGCAGGAATAGACCCACATTCTCTCAGAAGAAACAGAATAAACAACATCCCGTGCACTCCCAATATGCCTGCTAATGGTTATGCATTTTCAAATACCATGCCGATCCCCTGA